The following are encoded in a window of uncultured Sphaerochaeta sp. genomic DNA:
- a CDS encoding ABC transporter ATP-binding protein has product MNTTQPVLLSVEHLSFSFSKDKQILGDISFSVSQGSFTLISGPNGAGKSILLRCLKGLLKPSGGSIYLSGEDVTKNPKKRLRSIGLVFQDADTQIVGQTVEKDIRFGMENLSLDETEQQKRLDEVLALMNLQNQRDQRPRTLSGGEKRKLSIAGILVMDPKLIILDEPFANLDYRSAVSVLETLLALQQSGHTIIIVSHEIDKVLAHADQVLVLEAGLVAVQGTKHSVFEHLEDHGMYVPKTSNVEDLTWLKH; this is encoded by the coding sequence ATGAACACCACACAACCGGTACTGCTTTCAGTCGAACATTTGAGCTTCTCCTTTTCCAAGGACAAGCAAATTCTTGGAGACATAAGCTTCTCAGTCAGCCAAGGAAGCTTCACGCTTATCAGCGGTCCAAATGGAGCTGGAAAAAGCATCCTTCTGCGTTGTCTCAAGGGGTTACTGAAACCTAGCGGTGGTTCAATCTACCTCTCGGGAGAGGATGTAACAAAGAATCCGAAAAAAAGACTTCGCTCCATAGGTTTGGTGTTTCAGGATGCTGATACCCAGATAGTAGGACAAACGGTGGAGAAGGACATCCGTTTCGGTATGGAAAACCTCTCTCTGGATGAAACCGAACAACAGAAAAGACTGGATGAAGTGCTTGCCCTGATGAACCTCCAGAACCAGAGGGACCAGCGTCCTCGTACGCTCAGTGGAGGGGAGAAAAGAAAACTCTCGATAGCTGGTATTTTGGTCATGGACCCAAAACTGATCATTCTTGATGAGCCGTTTGCCAACCTCGACTACCGCTCTGCAGTAAGTGTATTGGAAACACTGCTTGCATTGCAGCAAAGTGGACATACGATTATCATCGTCAGCCATGAAATCGACAAGGTCCTTGCACATGCTGACCAGGTACTTGTACTGGAAGCAGGACTGGTTGCTGTACAAGGGACAAAACACTCTGTGTTTGAACACCTGGAAGACCATGGCATGTATGTCCCGAAAACAAGCAATGTTGAGGACCTGACATGGCTGAAGCACTGA
- a CDS encoding sulfide/dihydroorotate dehydrogenase-like FAD/NAD-binding protein produces MNKILAKERLSKEVFRMEIEAPEIAEARKPGQFIILQMGGEFGERIPLTIANADPVKGSITLIFQAVGETTHRLALLEIGDTIENLLGPLGKPTDIKKYGKVVCVGGGIGVAPLFPIVEGMKKAGNEVTVIMGARTKELLIMEEEMRETADEVIVVTDDGSYGRKALVTVPLKEICEEDKPDCVVIIGPPVMMKFAALTTKPYGIHTIVSLNTIMIDGTGMCGGCRVTIGGETKFVCVDGPEFDGHLVDWDNMLLRLGTYKSEEAEAHHRCHIGLNINEGEA; encoded by the coding sequence ATGAACAAAATTCTGGCTAAAGAACGGTTATCGAAGGAAGTGTTCCGCATGGAGATCGAAGCCCCTGAGATCGCAGAGGCAAGAAAACCCGGTCAATTCATCATCCTGCAGATGGGTGGGGAATTTGGCGAACGTATTCCTTTGACCATAGCCAATGCAGATCCTGTAAAAGGTTCCATTACCTTGATCTTCCAGGCAGTGGGAGAGACAACCCACCGTCTTGCGTTGCTCGAGATCGGGGATACCATTGAAAACCTGTTAGGACCTCTTGGCAAACCAACCGATATCAAGAAGTATGGAAAGGTTGTCTGTGTTGGGGGAGGCATAGGTGTTGCCCCTCTCTTCCCTATTGTGGAAGGCATGAAGAAAGCCGGCAATGAGGTTACGGTGATCATGGGCGCACGAACAAAAGAACTCCTGATCATGGAAGAGGAAATGCGGGAAACCGCTGATGAGGTGATTGTTGTCACTGATGATGGTTCCTATGGAAGAAAAGCCTTGGTAACCGTTCCCCTTAAGGAGATATGTGAAGAGGACAAGCCCGATTGTGTGGTCATCATCGGGCCCCCTGTCATGATGAAGTTTGCGGCCCTCACCACCAAGCCCTATGGCATCCATACCATCGTATCCCTGAACACCATCATGATTGATGGCACAGGTATGTGTGGTGGTTGCCGTGTTACCATCGGTGGAGAGACAAAGTTTGTCTGTGTCGACGGTCCTGAATTCGATGGTCATCTGGTTGATTGGGACAATATGTTGCTTCGACTCGGTACCTACAAGAGTGAGGAAGCAGAGGCGCACCACCGCTGCCATATTGGACTGAATATCAACGAAGGGGAGGCCTAG
- a CDS encoding energy-coupling factor transporter transmembrane component T, producing the protein MAEALIFHYRKQDSFLNHCNPMTKFISVIVLCLALIYISLWGTLIIFTVLVIAGISQRLPLRQYQRELRFFLVLLALITIMEYVSSNNYLITASAFFRFSTIILSGILIADSTAPDDLARSLGSLLDKVPFINGWRIASSIELTLSLLPMIFDASLEANTARKARIERRSNLYRTIIGLSTSIFLLLLDKAEDLSLALEARNYDPDMPRTRLRYGRSDALLCILVMIITVASFVV; encoded by the coding sequence ATGGCTGAAGCACTGATCTTTCACTACCGGAAACAAGATAGCTTTCTCAACCACTGCAACCCAATGACCAAGTTTATCTCTGTCATTGTCCTCTGCCTTGCCCTGATCTATATCTCACTGTGGGGTACCCTGATTATCTTTACTGTATTGGTGATTGCCGGCATTTCCCAACGCTTGCCGCTTAGGCAGTACCAGAGAGAGCTCAGGTTCTTCTTGGTCCTCCTGGCCCTGATCACCATCATGGAATACGTTTCCAGCAACAACTATCTAATCACGGCCTCTGCATTCTTCCGGTTCAGCACCATCATACTCTCAGGCATCCTTATTGCAGACAGTACCGCTCCAGATGACCTAGCCAGGTCACTGGGGAGTCTATTGGACAAGGTCCCCTTCATCAATGGATGGAGAATAGCAAGCAGTATTGAACTCACGCTCTCTCTCCTACCCATGATATTCGATGCCTCCCTTGAAGCGAATACCGCAAGGAAGGCAAGGATCGAGAGAAGAAGCAACCTGTATAGAACCATCATCGGACTTTCCACCAGTATCTTCCTCTTGTTGCTGGATAAGGCAGAGGACCTTTCACTGGCCCTTGAAGCAAGAAACTACGACCCAGACATGCCACGTACCCGACTTCGCTATGGGAGGAGTGACGCACTGCTCTGTATATTGGTCATGATAATCACTGTTGCCAGTTTCGTGGTATAA
- the gltA gene encoding NADPH-dependent glutamate synthase, which yields MHITKETLDAQAKELLDQLKEKTLSPRDRAQIPLQEMPSQAPEVRVCNMEEVALGYTDNQVRVEAMRCLQCKNEPCIAGCPVSIDIPAFIAEAAKGNYGKSVEIIKESSLLPSICGRVCPQEAQCQKFCTVGKMHKDVEQSVSIGRIERYVADYAREHDLEKVPHIKSDSGRKVAVVGSGPASISAAADLRREGHSVVMFEALHKAGGVLVYGIPEFRLPKKIVEHELQNLKEMGVEIRPNYLVGKTRKITDLMERDGFDAVFVGSGAGLPKFLGIEGENYVGVFSANEYLTRSNLMKAYAVGKSRTPLYQSRKVAVFGGGNVAMDAARTAKRLGAEEVVIVYRRTELEMPARREEVNHAKEEGVKFLFLHSPLKITADEKGKVNGVELITCELGESDASGRRRPVEIPGSEKIFDFDTAIIAIGNDSNPLIKATTDGIEVNRRGNFIVNEETCETTLRGVYAGGDIVLGAATVILAMGQGRKAAKAMNTYLKEMA from the coding sequence ATGCATATAACGAAAGAAACACTTGACGCCCAAGCAAAAGAACTGCTTGATCAACTGAAAGAAAAGACACTCAGCCCTCGGGATAGGGCACAGATTCCCCTTCAGGAGATGCCAAGCCAGGCTCCAGAGGTTCGCGTATGCAATATGGAAGAGGTTGCCCTCGGCTATACGGACAATCAGGTCCGCGTTGAGGCCATGCGCTGTCTCCAGTGCAAGAATGAGCCCTGTATTGCAGGATGTCCTGTTTCCATTGATATCCCTGCCTTCATCGCAGAGGCTGCCAAGGGAAACTACGGCAAGTCCGTGGAGATAATCAAGGAGAGCAGCCTCTTGCCATCCATCTGTGGCCGTGTCTGCCCCCAGGAAGCACAATGCCAGAAGTTTTGTACTGTAGGGAAGATGCACAAGGATGTCGAGCAGTCGGTTTCCATTGGTCGCATTGAACGCTATGTTGCTGACTATGCAAGAGAGCATGATCTTGAGAAAGTTCCTCACATCAAGAGTGATAGTGGACGCAAGGTTGCTGTTGTAGGCTCTGGTCCTGCAAGTATCTCAGCTGCTGCTGACTTACGCAGGGAAGGCCACTCAGTTGTGATGTTCGAGGCCTTGCACAAGGCTGGGGGAGTATTGGTCTATGGTATTCCTGAGTTCCGTCTTCCCAAGAAGATTGTGGAACATGAATTGCAGAATCTCAAGGAAATGGGCGTTGAAATCAGACCCAACTATCTTGTAGGGAAGACACGTAAAATTACCGACCTGATGGAGAGAGATGGCTTTGATGCTGTATTTGTCGGATCGGGGGCAGGGCTTCCCAAGTTCCTCGGCATTGAGGGAGAGAACTATGTTGGGGTATTCTCAGCAAATGAGTACCTTACCCGAAGCAACCTGATGAAGGCATATGCTGTGGGTAAGTCACGGACCCCTCTCTATCAATCCAGGAAGGTTGCTGTCTTTGGTGGCGGCAACGTTGCAATGGATGCTGCCAGGACTGCAAAGCGTCTTGGAGCAGAGGAAGTGGTAATCGTATATCGGCGTACAGAGTTGGAAATGCCTGCCCGCCGCGAGGAAGTGAATCACGCAAAGGAAGAGGGAGTCAAATTCCTGTTCCTTCACTCGCCCCTGAAGATTACCGCTGATGAGAAGGGCAAGGTCAATGGTGTTGAGTTGATCACCTGCGAGCTCGGTGAGAGCGATGCATCAGGGCGTCGTCGTCCTGTAGAGATCCCGGGCAGTGAGAAGATCTTTGACTTCGATACAGCCATTATTGCCATTGGGAATGACAGCAATCCTCTCATCAAGGCAACAACAGATGGTATTGAGGTTAATCGAAGAGGTAACTTCATTGTCAATGAGGAGACCTGTGAGACCACGCTTAGGGGGGTCTATGCAGGTGGTGATATCGTCCTTGGTGCTGCAACGGTTATCCTTGCCATGGGGCAGGGAAGAAAGGCCGCCAAGGCAATGAATACCTACCTGAAGGAAATGGCATAA
- a CDS encoding 5-formyltetrahydrofolate cyclo-ligase, with protein sequence MQDKVILREQLLSQEKTLRGTDFTREDRLSCSALLASTLYKESSWIFGFFPLPSEVDIRVVLHDAIAHKHLALPLCRPDGTMSFQEVMSLDQLHTGSLGISEPEEGNVVIPSIDTLILVPGVAFTHQRERLGRGKAYYDRFLQAYRDAFTLGICRKHQLLTSIPTDQWDIEVDGLLCGGTFY encoded by the coding sequence ATGCAAGACAAAGTGATCTTAAGGGAACAGCTCCTATCCCAAGAAAAAACCTTGCGAGGAACTGATTTTACCAGAGAAGACCGTCTGAGTTGCTCTGCATTACTCGCCAGTACACTCTATAAGGAGTCCTCTTGGATCTTTGGCTTCTTCCCACTTCCTTCCGAGGTTGATATCAGAGTCGTTCTGCATGATGCAATAGCACACAAGCATCTTGCCTTACCACTTTGCAGGCCTGATGGAACCATGAGCTTTCAGGAAGTTATGAGCCTGGATCAATTACATACAGGAAGTCTGGGAATTTCCGAACCAGAAGAAGGAAACGTGGTAATTCCTTCCATAGACACCCTTATTCTGGTACCTGGCGTTGCCTTCACCCACCAGAGAGAACGCCTAGGAAGAGGCAAAGCCTACTACGATCGGTTTCTGCAAGCATATAGGGACGCATTCACGCTCGGCATCTGCCGAAAGCATCAACTGCTTACGAGCATCCCAACTGATCAGTGGGACATTGAGGTCGATGGCCTTTTATGTGGTGGAACCTTCTACTAG
- a CDS encoding PTS sugar transporter subunit IIA: protein MDILNDCQSVICQLTSKDKTQAILEVIDSCSVFTSLPDLERFKRGVLRREHIQSTGIGHGVAIAHGKILGINEVHIALGISREGIEYGSSDGMPVHLLFVIASSPSIQMEYLGALSAILRGVRTEQMREHLLNLQQSKSDEACRRFLSMMANQEFVWFCQRPSLVEGSTT, encoded by the coding sequence GTGGATATTCTTAATGATTGCCAATCGGTGATCTGTCAGCTTACGTCGAAAGATAAGACCCAGGCCATCCTGGAAGTGATAGATTCCTGTTCAGTGTTCACTTCTCTCCCAGACCTCGAGCGTTTCAAGCGCGGGGTGCTTCGTCGTGAGCATATTCAGTCAACGGGTATTGGACACGGAGTTGCTATTGCCCATGGAAAAATTCTCGGTATCAATGAAGTCCATATAGCATTAGGTATCAGCAGAGAGGGTATAGAGTACGGGAGCAGTGACGGGATGCCTGTCCATCTCCTGTTTGTGATTGCCTCTTCCCCTTCCATCCAGATGGAGTATCTAGGTGCCTTGAGTGCAATTCTAAGAGGCGTACGTACCGAGCAGATGCGAGAACATCTCCTGAATTTGCAGCAAAGCAAGAGTGACGAGGCTTGTCGGCGGTTCCTTTCCATGATGGCTAACCAGGAGTTTGTCTGGTTTTGCCAACGGCCCAGCCTAGTAGAAGGTTCCACCACATAA